The following proteins are encoded in a genomic region of Oncorhynchus keta strain PuntledgeMale-10-30-2019 chromosome 35, Oket_V2, whole genome shotgun sequence:
- the LOC127915595 gene encoding RNA-binding protein 25-like has translation ERDRERKRERERDRERKREGQRERERERERERERERERDRQRERQREKARETERESDRETERERQRERERETERERERERERERERDREQRERETESERERERERKREREREREREREREREREREREREREREREREREREREKERKRERERGDREREGQRERHREREREKERETEREKERGQRERERERERERERERERERERERERERKRERQRERETERERERERERERERERDRDRETERERERDRERKREGQRERDRERETERETERERQRERERDREKRETERERDREREGQRERQRERERERERERERDREGQRERGTERERDRERQTERERERERERERERQREKEREGDRERDRERERERGDREREREREREREREREKDRERQRG, from the exons gagagagacagagagagaaagagagagagagagagagacagagagagaaagagagagggacagagagagagagagagagagagagagagagagagagagagagagagagagagagacagacagagagagagacagagagagaaagcgagagagacagagagagagagcgacagagagacagagagagagagacagagagagagagagagagagacagagagagagagagagagagagagagagagagagagagagagagacagagagcaaagagagagagagacagagagcgaaagagagagagagagagagagaaagagagaaagagagagagagagagagagagagagagagagagagagagagagagagagagagagagagagagaaagagaaagagagagagagagagagagagagagagagagagagaaagagagaaagagagaaagagagagag gagacagagagagagagggacagagagagagacacagagagagagagagagagaaagagagagagacagagagagaaaaagagagaggacagagagagagagagagagagagagagagagagagagagagagagagagagagagagagagagagagagagagagagagagagaaagcgagagagacagagagagagagagacagagagagagagagagagagagagagagagagagagagagagagagagagacagagacagagagacagagagagagagagagagagacagagagagaaagagagagggacagagagagagagacagagagagagagacagagagagagacagagagagagagacagagagagagagagagagacagagaaaagagagagacagagagagagagggacagagagagagagggacagagagagagacagagagagagagagagagagagagagagagagagagagagagacagagagggacagagagagagagggacagagagagagagggacagagagagacagacagagagagagagagagagagagagagagagagagagagagagacagagagagaaagagagagagggagacagagagagagacagagagagagagagagagagaggagacagagaaagagagagagaaagagagagagaaagagagagagaaagagagaaagacagggagagacagagaggg